One window of Watersipora subatra chromosome 3, tzWatSuba1.1, whole genome shotgun sequence genomic DNA carries:
- the LOC137391020 gene encoding testis-expressed protein 47-like isoform X2, protein MASAKRSRQRMSPNSRMTDIEPSFLEAKHSILHVVEETMGEKKYQTHRMICISKIKPGISTKEVGDHYSSVVKNITQPEDVSGLLLIFPMHCVHILEGATETLLEYLQDMRAQVSLFSISKMLVVAHNITTILFQNWMYHELDIQATGIGDYETSEPVENVVIEIVVNVIKIGSHLSKQPKLSYNSAVQALHERIPEALPQQDVLDYLLERQDPSLQHVSEFLNIYEAPFKVTPTSEVVWPMPDHLMPSFS, encoded by the exons ATGGCGAGCGCTAAAAGAAGCAGACAGAGAATGAGTCCAAACAGCAGAATGACCGATATAGAGCCTTCATTCTTAGAAGCAAAACACAGTATTCTTCACGTTGTCGAAGAGACAATGGGAGAAAAG AAATATCAAACACACAGAATGATCTGCATTTCAAAAATCAAGCCAGGCATCTCTACAAAAGAAGTTGGAG atcACTACAGTAGTGTTGTGAAGAATATAACTCAACCTGAAGACGTTTCGGGTTTACTTCTGATATTTCCAATGCATTGCGTTCACATTTTGGAG GGAGCGACCGAAACTTTACTGGAGTATTTACAAGACATGAGAGCTCAGGTCTCGCTATTCTCAATTTCAAAAATGCTTGTTGTTGCTCATAACATCACCACAATACTGTTTCAG AATTGGATGTATCATGAACTGGACATCCAAGCTACAGGAATCGGTGACTATGAAACATCTGAACCTGTTGAGAATGTGGTCATTGAAATTGTCGTCAACGTCATCAAGATAGGATCACATCTGTCTAAGCAACCTAAA CTAAGTTACAACTCTGCAGTGCAGGCCTTGCATGAAAGAATCCCTGAAGCATTGCCACAGCAAG ATGTACTTGACTACCTTCTGGAGAGACAAGATCCCTCTTTACAACACGTATCAGAGTTTCTAAATATCTACGAAGCGCCATTTAAAGTGACCCCTACAAGTG AAGTTGTGTGGCCAATGCCAGACCACCTAATGCCATCATTTTCATGA
- the LOC137391130 gene encoding tectonic-like complex member MKS1 codes for MARETGSSDFGTVFYRSKDSIKNLRIKVHLQKVTSSSIVPQAEIEQKLGPSSSNHERREIQRQQELMSQKEEETCTVQWQQKLYSQREFNMYKHEENCDGVIEKKYHKEIVNQSERPTKRLFTYVNHDKFTNQREGIQKMTTSPNEKPTPLAEKVANVRRRRTATSSRLLSSEGIAPKVNIVDNAPSVESQRRNHVIVTPEQTFWIMADLSARDQIATEDDEHVLCSIKVDANGVITMKPNFNQSSKPYRIETDSLGKEVYLYTLENCSSAMSNSEKVREEKMYNELYSRHSQYLSSLVGSEFELPPLGVLRLILHGQIVSARNFEYDDLFVRYVINVPSQEQGWGVESNFKLAGVTQTCITKVEGRDNVAFFSFPFDAEMFYKRPAGEGDQTGQVIKSWPKIFFEICSLDSWSRFRPEGYCAVTIPNTPGEHSVELNTWRPVGPSVVSNLRRFFIGGAPELEDLSYVYIPSTFQGSHLSRFGFKTESSGSLKIKLSVMLQSQDFCFSKKAKRAGKKDALMAQLGSTVDYTEIRAVIDAFSKAHGRMQLARKNALNNLRELSLDDTMTVAAETAPLHL; via the exons ATGGCTAGGGAAACGGGATCGTCTGATTTTGGAACTGTCTTCTATCGATCTAAGGACAGCATCAAAAACTTGAGAATCAA AGTACATTTGCAGAAGGTCACTTCTTCTAGCATAGTACCTCAAGCTGAAATTGAGCAAAAGTTAGGTCCGTCTTCTTCTAATCATGAACGGCGTGAAATTCAAAGACAACAGGAGTTGATGTCGCAAAAAGAAGAGGAAACATGCACAGTGCAATGGCAGCAAAAACTTTATTCCCAG CGAGAATTTAATATGTATAAACATGAAGAAAATTGTGATGGAGTGATTGAAAAAAAATATCACAAAGAAATCGTCAATCAAAG TGAGAGGCCTACAAAAAGATTGTTTACCTATGTCAATCATGATAAGTTCACCAACCAAAGGGAG GGCATACAGAAGATGACTACATCTCCTAATGAAAAGCCAACACCATTAGCTGAGAAAGTGGCCAACGTGAGACGACGTCGAACTGCCACATCATCAAGACTTTTGAGCAG TGAGGGCATTGCTCCAAAAGTCAACATTGTCGACAATGCTCCAAGTGTAGAGTCGCAGAGAAGAAACCATGTGATCGTTACTCCTGAGCAAACATTCTGGATCATGGCTGACTTGAGTGCCAGAGATCA GATTGCAACGGAAGACGATGAGCATGTGCTTTGTTCCATCAAAGTTGATGCAAATGGTGTTATTACGATGAAACCAAACTTTAACCAAAGCAGTAAACCTTATCGGATTGAAACCGATAGTTTAGGCAAAG AAGTTTACCTGTACACTCTGGAGAACTGTAGCAGCGCTATGAGCAACTCGGAGAAAGTGCGAGAAGAAAAGATGTATAATGAA TTATACTCAAGGCACTCACAGTATCTCTCAAGTCTGGTAGGCAGTGAGTTTGAGCTGCCTCCTTTAGGAGTTCTAAGGCTTATCCTGCATGGCCAGATTGTGTCAGCAcgaaactttgaatatgatgacTTATTTGTGCGTTACGTCATTAATGTACCTTCTCAAG AGCAAGGCTGGGGAGTAGAGTCAAACTTTAAGTTAGCTGGAGTAACCCAAACATGTATCACCAAAGTTGAGGGACGG gaTAATGTGGCGTTTTTCTCCTTTCCATTTGATGCtgaaatgttttacaaaagacCTGCCGGAGAAGGTGATCAAACTG GACAAGTTATCAAGTCATGGCCGAAAATattctttgaaatttgttcTCTGGACAGCTGGTCAAGATTTCGTCCTGAAGGCTACTGTGCCGTCACGATACCAAATACACCAG GAGAACATTCGGTTGAACTAAACACGTGGCGTCCAGTTGGTCCATCAGTCGTGTCCAATCTGCGACGATTCTTCATCGGAGGAGCTCCAGAGCTAGAAGATCTCAGCTACGTTTACATTCCTTCCACATTTCAA GGCTCTCATTTAAGCAGATTTGGCTTCAAGACAGAATCTTCTGGATCATTAAAAATCAAACTCAGCGTTATGTTACAATCACA AGACTTTTGTTTCTCAAAGAAAGCTAAAAGAGCTGGCAAGAAGGATGCATTGATGGCTCAGCTTGG CTCAACTGTAGATTACACAGAGATCAGGGCTGTTATAG ATGCATTCTCAAAGGCTCACGGTAGGATGCAACTGGCGAGAAAGAATGCTCTTAACAACCTGAGGGAGCTGTCATTAGATGATACTATGACTGTGGCAGCTGAAACTGCTCCTCttcatttgtaa
- the LOC137391020 gene encoding testis-expressed protein 47-like isoform X1, translating to MASAKRSRQRMSPNSRMTDIEPSFLEAKHSILHVVEETMGEKKYQTHRMICISKIKPGISTKEVGDHYSSVVKNITQPEDVSGLLLIFPMHCVHILEGATETLLEYLQDMRAQVSLFSISKMLVVAHNITTILFQNWMYHELDIQATGIGDYETSEPVENVVIEIVVNVIKIGSHLSKQPKLSYNSAVQALHERIPEALPQQGERNESQLFVDVLDYLLERQDPSLQHVSEFLNIYEAPFKVTPTSEVVWPMPDHLMPSFS from the exons ATGGCGAGCGCTAAAAGAAGCAGACAGAGAATGAGTCCAAACAGCAGAATGACCGATATAGAGCCTTCATTCTTAGAAGCAAAACACAGTATTCTTCACGTTGTCGAAGAGACAATGGGAGAAAAG AAATATCAAACACACAGAATGATCTGCATTTCAAAAATCAAGCCAGGCATCTCTACAAAAGAAGTTGGAG atcACTACAGTAGTGTTGTGAAGAATATAACTCAACCTGAAGACGTTTCGGGTTTACTTCTGATATTTCCAATGCATTGCGTTCACATTTTGGAG GGAGCGACCGAAACTTTACTGGAGTATTTACAAGACATGAGAGCTCAGGTCTCGCTATTCTCAATTTCAAAAATGCTTGTTGTTGCTCATAACATCACCACAATACTGTTTCAG AATTGGATGTATCATGAACTGGACATCCAAGCTACAGGAATCGGTGACTATGAAACATCTGAACCTGTTGAGAATGTGGTCATTGAAATTGTCGTCAACGTCATCAAGATAGGATCACATCTGTCTAAGCAACCTAAA CTAAGTTACAACTCTGCAGTGCAGGCCTTGCATGAAAGAATCCCTGAAGCATTGCCACAGCAAGGTGAGCGGAATGAAAGCCAA CTATTTGTAGATGTACTTGACTACCTTCTGGAGAGACAAGATCCCTCTTTACAACACGTATCAGAGTTTCTAAATATCTACGAAGCGCCATTTAAAGTGACCCCTACAAGTG AAGTTGTGTGGCCAATGCCAGACCACCTAATGCCATCATTTTCATGA